The Clostridium chauvoei genome has a window encoding:
- a CDS encoding glycosyl hydrolase family 8, translated as MKKNKRLIILAIFIASIVGIFIGTSIKYIKPIKVESVLNKEEVSKEEDLVFKFTENNLMDKDGGIYTNLKDKKSEGDITKGHNILSESQGMLLMYYLYNGDEEGFDKTFNYIKEKMLLKNNLVSWRIDNGEPSEVSATIDDLRISEALILASKEFKSFKYRYYGVKISQGIYKNLMTNGNLIDFEDEYGKSNLTTLCYLDLSALKLLTQVDKKWELVYNKALQVINGGFISDKLPLYRKNYNVSNNSYDSEEIDSLLSVLVILNKCEAGEDTSVSIQWLKDQLKEKGYISSLYNIETGEESKIESTSIYANIIQIAKVVGDKELYELASNKMKIFQVMNEKSNIYGAFGDEKTEAVYSYDNLNALLAFRKKLK; from the coding sequence ATGAAGAAAAACAAGAGACTAATAATTTTAGCTATTTTTATTGCAAGTATAGTAGGGATATTTATAGGAACATCTATAAAATATATAAAACCTATTAAGGTGGAAAGTGTTTTAAATAAAGAAGAAGTGAGTAAAGAAGAAGATTTAGTTTTCAAGTTTACAGAAAATAATCTAATGGATAAAGATGGTGGTATTTATACAAATCTAAAAGATAAAAAAAGTGAAGGGGATATAACAAAAGGACATAATATATTATCAGAATCTCAAGGTATGTTACTTATGTACTATTTATATAATGGAGATGAGGAAGGTTTTGATAAAACTTTTAATTATATAAAGGAAAAAATGCTGTTAAAAAATAATTTAGTAAGTTGGAGGATAGATAATGGAGAACCATCAGAGGTGTCAGCAACTATCGATGATTTAAGAATATCGGAAGCTTTAATATTGGCATCAAAGGAGTTTAAAAGTTTTAAATATAGATACTATGGAGTTAAAATTTCCCAGGGAATATATAAGAATTTGATGACAAATGGAAACTTGATAGACTTTGAAGATGAATATGGTAAGAGCAATTTAACAACTTTATGTTATTTAGATTTATCTGCATTAAAATTATTAACGCAAGTAGATAAAAAATGGGAGCTTGTATATAATAAAGCTTTACAAGTTATTAATGGTGGTTTTATTTCTGATAAACTTCCTTTGTATAGAAAAAATTATAATGTATCCAATAATTCATATGATTCTGAAGAAATAGATTCACTTCTTTCTGTACTTGTTATTTTAAATAAATGCGAGGCGGGGGAGGATACATCTGTAAGTATTCAGTGGTTAAAAGATCAACTAAAAGAAAAAGGATACATATCTTCACTATATAATATAGAAACTGGAGAGGAAAGTAAAATAGAGTCTACTTCCATTTATGCTAATATAATTCAAATCGCAAAGGTTGTAGGTGATAAAGAGTTATATGAATTAGCATCAAATAAGATGAAGATATTTCAAGTTATGAATGAAAAAAGTAATATATATGGAGCTTTTGGAGATGAGAAAACTGAAGCTGTATATTCATATGATAATCTAAATGCTTTATTAGCATTTAGAAAAAAATTAAAGTAA